The following coding sequences are from one Epilithonimonas vandammei window:
- a CDS encoding ATP cone domain-containing protein — MKSPINIVKKSGDIVAFDVEKLTNSLRRASAGENVIQQIVGEVQSTIYEGMTTSKIYKIAFDLLKKYSRVSASKYKLKNTLFELGPSGFPFEKLVGKLMAHEGFSTQVGVIVPGNCVSHEIDVIAQKEDNHYFIECKFHSDQGRFCNVKIPLYVNSRFLDVEKQWKKQKSNEGKISKGGVYTNTRFTTDAIQYGKCAGLLMASWDYPLGNGLKERIDISGLHPLTALTTLTKNEKTKLLDIGLVLCREIYEQPDVLNQIGISKPRHKNILEDAKELCINH; from the coding sequence ATGAAGAGTCCAATTAACATCGTAAAAAAATCCGGTGATATTGTCGCATTTGATGTCGAAAAACTCACTAATTCACTTAGGCGCGCGTCTGCTGGGGAAAACGTCATTCAGCAAATTGTTGGTGAGGTTCAGTCCACGATTTACGAAGGCATGACCACCTCAAAGATCTATAAAATTGCTTTTGATTTGTTAAAAAAATATTCCCGCGTAAGTGCTTCAAAATACAAACTCAAAAACACACTCTTTGAATTGGGTCCCTCCGGTTTTCCCTTTGAAAAATTAGTGGGCAAACTGATGGCTCATGAAGGTTTTTCCACCCAGGTTGGGGTCATTGTGCCAGGAAATTGCGTATCGCATGAGATAGATGTAATCGCACAGAAAGAAGATAATCATTATTTTATTGAGTGTAAATTTCATAGTGACCAAGGAAGGTTTTGCAATGTGAAAATTCCTTTATATGTCAATTCCAGATTTCTGGATGTAGAAAAACAGTGGAAAAAGCAAAAAAGTAATGAAGGAAAAATTTCTAAAGGAGGGGTGTATACCAATACAAGATTCACCACCGACGCGATACAATACGGTAAATGTGCAGGTTTACTGATGGCAAGTTGGGACTATCCTCTTGGTAACGGTTTAAAAGAGAGAATAGACATATCCGGGCTGCACCCATTAACCGCTTTAACGACCCTGACAAAAAACGAAAAAACAAAATTATTAGACATTGGATTAGTCCTTTGCAGAGAAATTTATGAACAACCGGATGTTTTAAACCAAATTGGAATTTCAAAACCGCGACACAAAAACATTTTAGAGGACGCAAAGGAATTATGCATTAACCATTAA
- a CDS encoding multicopper oxidase domain-containing protein — translation MKYIFSLFLFMAMSINSYSQSTKTVYTCPMHPQVVKSAPGNCPICGMTLVKKTVTEKKTAAKSAAAPKKATVVKKTTGKKPEITAAKTKTVTEVKKQMMPKTKAVPKDPASIKTPEHSTPAPHQHEATQKMYTCPMHPEVVSDKPGKCPKCGMNLVPQKESGQHQGTGKTPEHQTSDPHQHEAAQKGYTCPMHPEVISDKPGKCPKCGMNLVPQKGKKEDHSAHGNMQMHSEHKMVMPMPEKHLKGGRKVTYHLYVKDTLVNFAGKQKRAIAVNGQIPMPKLEFYEGDTAEVIVHNLMDEETSLHWHGLHLPNKEDGVPWLTQKPIPPHSTYTYSFPIIQNGTHWYHSHTGLQEQIGMYGMMILKKRPEDPTFRPGIDDLPTEQLILSEWTNLNPNNVQRMLRNANDWFAIKKGATQSYSEAIKQGHFKTKLTNEWKRMLAMDVSDVYYDAFLVNGKTESQLAGYKAGDKVRLQIANGGASSYFWLNYAGGKIKVVASDGLDIEPVEVDRLILAVSETVDIVVEIPEKNTSYELLVTPEDRTKSASVYIGEGIKKAQAPLPKLKYFEGMKMMNDMMKMNGDMKDMGMKMSYQTMDMNQVMYPEISAENNAAMPMDKMDNNDAQMDHSQHQMPASGITTLNYGMMKSPYDTSLPKDSPVRELKFTLTGNMNRYIWSMDDRVLAESDKILVKKGEILRITLFNNSMMRHPMHLHGFDFRVLNKNGLQAPLKNVLDIMPMETNVIEFEAKTDGDWFFHCHILYHMMAGMNRVFAVGDYQNPLLPDKASAYKKLQRESNMWHLMAENDFATNGNDGMARISNARYQLGTEWRLGYNSMHGYEVETHLGRYIGKMQWFMPFVGFDYRYRKMGEDEHEKNIFGQTNKKDTRRAFSLGFMYTLPMLVNFQAEVYHDGIVRLQLMREDIPISKRLRGGFMVNTDLEYMGELRYIINKNIGIRTHYDSDMGWGVGLALTY, via the coding sequence ATGAAATATATATTTTCGCTCTTTCTATTTATGGCAATGTCCATAAACAGTTATTCACAGAGCACCAAAACCGTGTACACCTGCCCGATGCATCCGCAGGTCGTGAAATCAGCACCCGGTAACTGCCCCATTTGCGGTATGACCTTGGTGAAGAAAACCGTTACTGAGAAAAAAACGGCGGCCAAATCCGCGGCCGCTCCTAAAAAGGCCACCGTAGTTAAAAAAACTACGGGTAAGAAACCTGAAATTACCGCTGCAAAAACAAAGACGGTAACGGAAGTTAAAAAACAGATGATGCCAAAGACTAAAGCAGTACCAAAAGACCCAGCGAGCATCAAAACGCCGGAACATTCAACACCTGCTCCGCATCAGCATGAAGCAACGCAAAAGATGTACACTTGTCCGATGCACCCCGAGGTGGTTTCGGACAAACCCGGAAAGTGTCCCAAGTGCGGTATGAATCTGGTCCCTCAGAAGGAAAGCGGCCAGCATCAGGGTACCGGCAAAACCCCCGAACATCAAACTTCAGATCCGCATCAGCATGAAGCAGCGCAAAAAGGTTACACCTGTCCGATGCATCCCGAGGTGATTTCGGACAAACCGGGAAAGTGTCCCAAGTGCGGTATGAATCTGGTGCCTCAAAAAGGAAAGAAGGAAGATCATTCTGCACATGGAAACATGCAGATGCATAGTGAACACAAAATGGTCATGCCGATGCCTGAAAAGCACCTAAAAGGCGGACGCAAAGTGACCTACCATCTTTATGTGAAAGACACCCTGGTAAATTTCGCGGGCAAACAAAAACGCGCCATTGCCGTAAACGGGCAGATTCCGATGCCAAAGCTGGAGTTTTATGAGGGCGATACGGCGGAAGTGATTGTCCATAATTTAATGGACGAAGAAACTTCTCTGCACTGGCACGGTCTTCATCTTCCAAATAAAGAAGATGGGGTTCCCTGGCTTACCCAGAAACCCATTCCACCACATTCAACCTACACGTATTCGTTTCCGATCATCCAAAACGGGACCCACTGGTATCACTCACATACTGGTCTGCAGGAGCAGATTGGAATGTATGGGATGATGATTCTGAAAAAACGTCCCGAAGATCCTACTTTCCGACCGGGGATTGATGATTTGCCCACGGAGCAGCTTATCCTGAGCGAGTGGACAAACCTGAACCCCAATAATGTTCAGCGGATGCTCCGCAATGCGAACGACTGGTTCGCAATCAAGAAGGGCGCTACGCAGAGCTATTCTGAAGCCATAAAACAGGGACATTTCAAAACCAAGCTTACCAATGAGTGGAAGCGCATGCTGGCCATGGATGTGAGCGACGTTTACTATGACGCATTTCTGGTTAACGGGAAAACCGAAAGCCAGCTGGCAGGATACAAAGCCGGTGACAAAGTACGGCTGCAAATAGCCAACGGCGGGGCTTCCTCTTATTTCTGGCTTAATTATGCGGGCGGAAAAATTAAAGTAGTGGCCAGTGATGGATTGGACATTGAACCGGTAGAAGTTGACCGTCTGATCCTTGCGGTTTCCGAAACGGTGGATATCGTAGTGGAAATTCCTGAAAAAAACACCTCCTACGAACTCCTTGTTACGCCCGAAGACCGCACAAAATCGGCTTCCGTTTACATTGGCGAAGGAATTAAAAAAGCCCAGGCACCCTTACCCAAACTCAAATATTTTGAAGGAATGAAGATGATGAACGACATGATGAAGATGAACGGTGACATGAAGGATATGGGCATGAAGATGAGTTATCAGACGATGGATATGAATCAGGTGATGTATCCTGAAATTAGTGCTGAAAATAATGCAGCAATGCCGATGGACAAGATGGACAACAACGATGCGCAAATGGATCACTCACAGCACCAGATGCCTGCTTCCGGTATTACCACATTGAATTATGGGATGATGAAATCGCCTTATGACACTTCGCTTCCGAAAGACAGTCCCGTGCGCGAGCTCAAGTTTACCCTTACGGGAAACATGAACCGCTACATATGGAGCATGGACGATAGAGTCCTGGCAGAATCTGACAAAATATTGGTAAAAAAAGGCGAAATTCTCCGCATTACCCTATTCAATAATTCAATGATGCGTCACCCGATGCACCTGCACGGTTTTGATTTTCGGGTACTCAACAAAAATGGCCTTCAGGCACCCCTCAAAAATGTGTTGGATATTATGCCGATGGAAACTAATGTCATCGAATTTGAAGCTAAAACTGACGGGGACTGGTTTTTCCACTGTCACATCCTCTATCACATGATGGCGGGGATGAACCGTGTTTTTGCTGTTGGTGATTATCAGAATCCTTTGCTGCCCGATAAAGCTTCAGCTTACAAAAAGCTCCAGCGCGAAAGTAACATGTGGCACCTTATGGCCGAAAACGATTTTGCTACTAATGGTAACGACGGGATGGCGAGGATCTCAAATGCCCGCTACCAATTAGGAACAGAATGGCGTTTAGGCTATAATAGTATGCACGGTTATGAAGTAGAAACCCATTTAGGTAGATACATTGGAAAGATGCAATGGTTCATGCCCTTTGTAGGTTTTGATTACCGCTACCGTAAAATGGGAGAAGATGAACACGAAAAGAACATATTTGGACAAACCAACAAGAAAGACACCCGCAGGGCGTTCAGTTTAGGGTTTATGTATACGTTACCTATGCTGGTCAATTTTCAGGCAGAAGTATATCATGATGGAATTGTGAGATTGCAGTTAATGCGTGAAGATATACCAATTTCAAAAAGACTAAGAGGTGGTTTTATGGTGAATACCGACTTAGAGTATATGGGAGAACTTAGGTATATTATCAATAAAAATATAGGTATACGTACCCACTATGATAGTGATATGGGTTGGGGCGTAGGGCTTGCCTTGACATATTAA
- a CDS encoding class I fructose-bisphosphate aldolase codes for MKMNDNIADLLGKKAAFYLDHVCQKITKDELLTPGKYSLEKVFGDSNRNPQVLRSLAQLYGQGNLGGTGYLSILPVDQGIEHSAVYSFYKNPDYFDPENILKLALEAGCNGVASTFGGLALNARKYAHRIPFIVKINHNELLSFPNKYDQTLFGKVKNAWDMGALAIGATIYFGSEESDRQITEISEAFEHAHQLGMATILWCYLRNEAFKTADQDYHSAADLTGQANHIGVTIQADIIKQKLPTNNFGFKNIKFGKYDDAMYEALTTPHPIDLCRLQVANCYMGKIGLINSGGDSKGESDLLEAITTAVINKRAGGTGLIMGRKAFQRPFKDGVNLLQRVQNVYLDNKITVA; via the coding sequence ATGAAAATGAACGATAACATTGCAGACTTATTAGGCAAGAAGGCAGCCTTCTATTTGGATCATGTTTGCCAAAAAATTACAAAAGATGAACTGCTGACTCCAGGCAAATACAGTCTGGAAAAGGTCTTTGGCGATAGCAACAGAAACCCGCAGGTTCTGCGGAGTCTCGCTCAACTTTACGGTCAGGGTAATCTTGGCGGCACGGGTTATCTGAGCATTCTTCCTGTTGATCAGGGTATTGAGCATAGTGCTGTATACTCGTTTTATAAAAACCCCGACTATTTCGACCCTGAAAACATTTTAAAACTTGCACTCGAAGCTGGCTGTAACGGTGTGGCTTCTACCTTCGGCGGGTTAGCCTTGAATGCCCGAAAATATGCGCACAGAATCCCTTTCATTGTAAAGATTAATCACAATGAATTACTGAGCTTTCCAAATAAATATGACCAAACGCTATTTGGAAAAGTTAAAAACGCCTGGGATATGGGGGCCCTTGCCATAGGAGCAACCATCTATTTTGGTTCCGAAGAAAGCGACAGGCAGATCACAGAAATTTCCGAGGCGTTTGAGCATGCCCATCAGCTCGGTATGGCGACTATATTATGGTGCTATCTTCGAAATGAGGCATTTAAAACAGCAGATCAGGATTATCACTCCGCTGCGGATTTGACAGGACAAGCCAATCATATCGGAGTAACAATTCAAGCTGATATTATTAAACAAAAATTGCCGACAAATAATTTTGGATTCAAAAACATTAAGTTCGGTAAATACGATGACGCGATGTATGAGGCACTAACAACTCCCCACCCGATTGACCTCTGCAGGCTGCAGGTAGCGAACTGTTACATGGGCAAAATCGGATTAATTAACTCCGGTGGCGATTCAAAAGGTGAGTCAGATCTGCTTGAGGCCATTACAACAGCGGTCATCAACAAAAGAGCGGGCGGCACTGGACTGATTATGGGTCGGAAGGCATTTCAACGCCCGTTTAAAGACGGTGTGAACTTATTACAAAGGGTACAGAATGTATATCTCGATAATAAGATAACAGTTGCATAG
- a CDS encoding AAA family ATPase, which translates to MNHITDSKIKHSNETNWYVITGGPSTGKTTTIDLLQKQGYLTTIEHARHYIDTMHNEGNSVEKIRSNKKKFQLGVLDMQIAQEGSLNKEDMVFLDRAIPDAMAYYQFLNLDYDEKLLNAVNGVSYKKIFILDRLPFTKDYARTENEDDQKLIHQLIIESYTNLGFPIVFVPVLPPEERVKFILDNL; encoded by the coding sequence ATGAATCATATAACGGACAGTAAAATCAAGCATTCAAATGAGACCAACTGGTATGTGATTACCGGCGGACCCAGTACCGGAAAAACAACGACCATTGATTTGCTTCAGAAGCAAGGTTACCTTACGACAATTGAACACGCCAGGCATTACATTGATACCATGCATAATGAAGGAAATTCTGTTGAAAAAATCAGAAGCAATAAAAAGAAATTTCAATTGGGCGTGTTAGATATGCAGATTGCCCAAGAAGGATCGCTCAATAAGGAGGATATGGTTTTTTTGGACAGGGCTATCCCGGACGCAATGGCTTATTATCAATTTTTAAACTTGGATTATGATGAAAAGTTACTTAATGCCGTCAACGGGGTTTCCTACAAAAAAATCTTTATTTTAGACCGATTGCCTTTTACCAAAGACTATGCGAGAACCGAAAATGAAGACGATCAAAAACTAATTCATCAGTTGATAATAGAAAGCTATACCAATCTCGGTTTCCCTATCGTTTTTGTTCCGGTTTTGCCTCCCGAAGAAAGAGTGAAATTCATTTTAGATAATTTATGA
- a CDS encoding heavy metal translocating P-type ATPase gives MAIESVQLKVSGLMCSFCTMSVEKALKRYPAIKSVMVNLVHGIVLVEADTAKMNREQLADAIEKLGYSVSSTEVQQYKTDEELFSLIKHRGTIGMVASIIDLVVDPLNLFGLPQQYRSYFSLVVAAFVLFWVGYPILRKSIMSVKQRVINANVLLSAGAWGSFIVGAISLYNPVLPNFLPVAAWLMSLHLFFGYFKLDTRKKASDAVRKLINLQPAKARVLRGGQFVDVLTKEVIVGEIVEVRPGERIPLDGVVVNGGASVDEASFTGESTPAIKEVSSTVIGGTLNLDGALQIKVSKIGQDSFLSQIVSLMSRIAEKKPPVELLADKLMNYYGPVVFIVAAIAFVVWGVATGNYIQATLVLLTTVIMGYPCALGITTPMLAAIAGGKGISIGLLVKASEVFYGLSRVDTIVFDKTGTLTYGKPTVTDVHAFNGNRIELLSIAEALESKSEHPIGQAITFFASKEGAPKLTIDNFKAIPGKGVTGNLNGETVLAGKPSFIEQSGINVANEIRNSISALGSEGKTAVLICKGNAVIGVIALQDTPRPTGEQVIAKMKQRGMRTVMLTGDAKQVAEPIAQRLGIDEVQAELLPGEKATAIEALQKKGYKVAMVGDGINDAPALAQSDVGIAIGAGTDVAIEAAGVILIGDRLIDVLNAVILGKASYKTMTGNVMVAVLFNIVGMLLATLGFITPMLAIVVMIVSIFAILLNTLRIRALKLEKVSLETTATLTETSFKVTNMKCEGCAEKITTALTALSGVKTVKPKVIQKQVLINFYPEQIKQDELKKVLEKEGFNAVEL, from the coding sequence ATGGCAATAGAAAGTGTTCAATTGAAGGTTTCCGGATTGATGTGTTCCTTCTGTACTATGAGCGTTGAAAAGGCATTGAAGAGATATCCGGCGATAAAAAGTGTAATGGTGAACCTTGTGCATGGTATTGTATTGGTTGAAGCTGATACGGCCAAGATGAACAGGGAGCAATTGGCTGATGCTATTGAAAAGTTAGGTTATTCTGTTTCTTCTACTGAAGTACAACAATATAAAACTGATGAAGAACTTTTTAGCTTGATAAAGCATCGTGGTACTATTGGAATGGTTGCTTCCATTATTGATTTGGTTGTTGACCCTTTGAATTTGTTTGGGCTTCCGCAGCAGTATCGAAGTTATTTTAGTTTGGTTGTAGCTGCATTTGTTTTGTTTTGGGTAGGATACCCAATACTTCGTAAATCGATTATGTCTGTAAAGCAAAGAGTAATCAATGCTAATGTGTTGTTGTCTGCCGGTGCATGGGGTTCTTTTATTGTTGGTGCTATATCTCTTTATAATCCTGTTTTACCAAACTTTTTGCCTGTTGCTGCATGGTTAATGTCACTGCACTTATTCTTTGGTTACTTTAAGTTAGATACCCGTAAGAAAGCATCTGATGCAGTTCGTAAACTTATCAATCTGCAACCTGCTAAAGCAAGGGTGTTGAGAGGTGGACAGTTTGTAGATGTTCTTACTAAAGAAGTAATCGTAGGTGAAATTGTTGAGGTCAGACCAGGTGAACGTATTCCTTTGGATGGTGTTGTAGTGAATGGCGGGGCAAGTGTTGATGAAGCAAGTTTTACCGGAGAAAGCACACCTGCTATAAAAGAAGTGAGTTCTACTGTTATCGGTGGTACATTAAATCTTGATGGTGCTTTACAAATAAAAGTTTCCAAGATTGGTCAAGACAGTTTCCTTAGTCAGATAGTTAGCTTAATGAGCCGTATTGCAGAAAAGAAGCCACCTGTTGAACTGTTGGCAGATAAGCTAATGAACTATTATGGTCCTGTTGTTTTTATTGTAGCTGCCATTGCTTTTGTAGTATGGGGTGTTGCTACAGGCAATTATATACAAGCAACACTTGTGCTGCTCACTACTGTTATCATGGGTTATCCTTGTGCGTTGGGAATAACAACTCCTATGCTTGCAGCGATAGCCGGTGGCAAAGGAATTTCTATTGGTTTGTTAGTGAAGGCAAGCGAAGTGTTTTACGGATTGTCGAGAGTAGATACAATTGTGTTTGACAAAACAGGTACGCTTACCTATGGTAAACCTACTGTTACAGATGTTCATGCCTTCAATGGTAACAGAATTGAATTGTTGTCAATTGCTGAAGCACTGGAAAGTAAATCAGAACACCCGATTGGGCAAGCCATTACTTTTTTCGCTTCAAAAGAAGGTGCTCCTAAACTGACCATCGATAATTTTAAAGCAATTCCAGGCAAGGGTGTAACAGGTAATTTGAATGGTGAAACTGTATTGGCTGGCAAACCTTCTTTTATAGAGCAAAGCGGTATTAATGTGGCAAACGAAATCAGAAATTCAATCAGTGCTTTAGGTAGTGAAGGCAAAACCGCCGTTCTTATTTGCAAGGGTAATGCTGTTATTGGCGTGATAGCTTTACAAGATACGCCACGACCTACAGGGGAGCAGGTAATAGCAAAGATGAAGCAAAGGGGTATGAGAACGGTGATGCTTACAGGCGATGCTAAACAAGTGGCTGAACCGATTGCCCAGAGATTGGGAATTGATGAAGTACAGGCTGAATTGTTGCCGGGTGAAAAAGCCACTGCTATTGAAGCATTACAAAAGAAAGGTTACAAGGTTGCAATGGTTGGTGATGGTATCAATGATGCTCCTGCTTTGGCTCAATCTGATGTGGGCATTGCCATCGGAGCAGGAACTGATGTTGCTATTGAAGCAGCCGGTGTTATCCTGATTGGTGACAGGTTGATAGATGTTTTAAATGCTGTTATCTTAGGTAAGGCAAGCTATAAAACGATGACAGGAAATGTGATGGTAGCTGTGTTGTTTAATATCGTTGGAATGTTGCTTGCAACATTAGGCTTCATAACTCCGATGCTTGCTATAGTAGTGATGATTGTGAGCATTTTCGCCATCTTACTGAATACACTGCGAATAAGAGCATTGAAGCTGGAAAAAGTATCTTTAGAAACAACAGCAACATTAACAGAAACAAGTTTTAAAGTAACAAATATGAAGTGTGAGGGATGTGCCGAAAAAATAACTACTGCACTTACTGCATTGTCTGGGGTGAAAACAGTAAAGCCGAAAGTTATTCAAAAGCAAGTGCTGATAAATTTCTATCCTGAACAAATAAAGCAGGATGAATTAAAGAAGGTTCTGGAAAAAGAAGGTTTTAATGCCGTTGAATTATAA
- a CDS encoding DUF305 domain-containing protein, protein MKNLEHDHNMLKDTDSATDNHSKHEMESSKESVQHAQKSHASAYKKLFWMLLISFISMFILMYAMVDKLANVIPNINQLYMAGLMASPMLIIELLLMGKMYPNKKLNKILMGLGVLMMVLFWSGIRQQTAVGDVQFLKSMIPHHAGAILMVEESNLVDPEVRKLGEEIIKAQEEEIAVMRAKIKELQTRK, encoded by the coding sequence ATGAAAAATTTAGAACATGATCACAACATGCTTAAGGATACTGATTCAGCAACAGACAATCATTCCAAACATGAAATGGAATCGAGCAAGGAGTCTGTACAGCACGCGCAAAAAAGCCATGCCTCTGCATACAAAAAGTTATTTTGGATGCTTCTGATTTCCTTTATTTCAATGTTTATACTAATGTATGCGATGGTGGACAAGCTGGCTAATGTAATTCCAAACATAAACCAGTTATACATGGCAGGCCTGATGGCTTCTCCTATGTTAATCATCGAACTGCTGTTAATGGGGAAGATGTATCCCAACAAAAAACTCAATAAAATTCTTATGGGCCTCGGAGTGCTGATGATGGTGCTGTTTTGGTCCGGGATCCGGCAGCAGACAGCCGTGGGAGATGTCCAGTTTCTAAAGTCCATGATTCCACACCATGCAGGGGCTATTCTTATGGTCGAAGAAAGTAATCTGGTCGATCCGGAAGTGAGAAAGTTGGGCGAGGAAATTATCAAAGCACAGGAGGAGGAAATTGCCGTCATGAGGGCGAAAATTAAGGAACTTCAAACCCGGAAGTAA
- a CDS encoding MBL fold metallo-hydrolase RNA specificity domain-containing protein, with product MKNTKITIHFLGAAGTVTGSKYLIDTGDKKILIDCGLFQGLKELRLKNWEYPPVDVSDIDAVLLTHGHFDHTGYLPRLIKYGFNGPVYGTNPTLDIATIILNDSAKIQEQEAARANKEGYSKHSPAEPLYGVKDVAKTISHFKEVPPSQWIPLFDGINARFQYNGHILGAAFIELDVHGKRFVFSGDIGRTNDLLLYPPLKPEKADVLFIESTYGGRFHPDEVEAVLEIEKLVNDTINRGGSVFIPSFSVERAQLMMLILWRLLNENKIPKVPIIMDSPMGASILDLFYRTRDWHRLTTDECDEMCDHFTVVSSYQETMELRSDNKPKIVIAGSGMLTGGRMLNYLETQAQNPDNTLLFVGYQAEGTRGRKLLDGEKELKVYGKWVPFNMGIAEIEGLSSHADHNELIGWMNEITNIPERIFIVHGEKKGAEALQLGIKETYGWDSQIPQLYDIEEL from the coding sequence ATGAAAAACACTAAAATTACCATTCATTTTTTGGGAGCTGCAGGAACAGTAACTGGTTCCAAATATTTAATTGATACAGGAGATAAGAAAATATTAATCGACTGCGGACTTTTTCAAGGATTAAAGGAATTACGACTTAAAAACTGGGAGTATCCGCCTGTGGACGTTTCAGATATTGATGCCGTATTATTGACACATGGCCATTTCGACCACACAGGATACCTTCCACGATTAATAAAATATGGTTTTAACGGACCAGTTTACGGAACAAATCCCACTTTGGATATTGCCACAATCATTCTGAATGACAGTGCCAAAATCCAGGAACAGGAAGCAGCGCGAGCTAATAAAGAAGGTTACTCCAAACACAGTCCGGCAGAACCGCTGTATGGTGTGAAGGATGTAGCAAAAACCATTTCCCATTTTAAGGAGGTTCCGCCATCACAGTGGATTCCTTTGTTTGATGGTATCAATGCACGGTTTCAGTACAATGGGCATATTTTGGGTGCAGCTTTCATTGAGTTGGATGTACATGGCAAACGTTTTGTTTTTTCCGGAGATATTGGACGTACCAATGATCTACTGCTATATCCACCCCTGAAACCCGAAAAGGCGGATGTTCTTTTCATAGAGTCAACCTACGGAGGAAGGTTTCATCCGGATGAAGTGGAAGCGGTTCTGGAGATTGAAAAATTAGTCAACGATACCATTAACCGTGGAGGCAGCGTGTTTATTCCCAGTTTTTCGGTTGAACGTGCTCAACTGATGATGCTTATTTTATGGAGGTTGCTTAACGAAAATAAAATACCCAAAGTACCGATAATCATGGACAGTCCGATGGGAGCCAGCATACTCGATCTGTTTTACCGTACCAGAGATTGGCACCGGTTAACAACCGACGAATGTGATGAAATGTGCGATCATTTCACGGTGGTCAGCAGCTATCAGGAAACCATGGAGTTGCGGTCCGACAACAAACCAAAAATTGTTATCGCCGGCAGCGGGATGCTCACCGGTGGCAGAATGCTCAACTATCTTGAAACCCAGGCACAAAACCCTGATAATACCTTGCTTTTTGTCGGCTATCAGGCCGAAGGAACCCGTGGAAGAAAACTATTGGATGGTGAGAAAGAACTAAAAGTGTATGGAAAATGGGTTCCTTTCAATATGGGAATAGCGGAAATTGAAGGACTATCTTCACATGCAGACCACAATGAACTCATTGGTTGGATGAATGAAATAACAAATATTCCTGAAAGAATTTTCATCGTACATGGAGAAAAGAAAGGCGCAGAAGCGCTGCAGCTGGGCATAAAAGAAACCTACGGCTGGGATTCGCAAATACCGCAACTTTATGATATTGAAGAATTATAA